A window of the Danio aesculapii chromosome 10, fDanAes4.1, whole genome shotgun sequence genome harbors these coding sequences:
- the LOC130236519 gene encoding C3a anaphylatoxin chemotactic receptor gives MDENYESFTDVSEDYWDFDGNETNSFASSEVRVISLVVYCLTFLLGVPGNSFVIFIAGTKMKRTVNTIWFLNLATADLLCCLSIPLTVAEILLDHHWPYGYAMCKILPSVIVINMFASVFTLNIISLDRFTQVITPVWAQNHRSLLLARLSCVAVWILALLLSLPFMIIRRTYEEFNMTVCTFDIDDGDFTTYGALSIVRFVFGFLIPLISIVTCYGIIARKLGSRHFRSGRAFRIMLAVIVAFFLCWMPYHMLDLIRSYGGESSSLVALKVDPLAISLAYVNSCLNPVLYVFMGQDFKNKVQLSLRRVFERAFSEEGTQISRSTQSQQMHSVL, from the coding sequence ATGGATGAAAATTATGAGAGCTTCACAGATGTGTCTGAAGATTATTGGGACTTTGATGGAAATGAGACCAATAGCTTTGCGTCTTCAGAAGTGAGGGTGATCTCTCTGGTCGTCTACTGCTTGACATTTCTCCTCGGAGTCCCAGGAAACTCGTTCGTCATATTCATCGCAGGAACGAAGATGAAAAGAACTGTTAATACAATCTGGTTTCTCAATCTAGCCACTGCCGACCTCCTGTGCTGTCTTTCCATACCGCTAACTGTAGCCGAAATCCTCCTAGACCACCATTGGCCATACGGATACGCCATGTGCAAAATTCTCCCCTCAGTAATAGTCATAAACATGTTCGCCAGCGTTTTTACCTTAAACATAATCAGCCTGGATCGCTTCACACAGGTTATCACTCCAGTTTGGGCTCAAAATCATCGAAGTTTATTGCTAGCGCGGCTATCTTGTGTTGCGGTATGGATTTTGGCGTTGCTGCTCAGCTTGCCCTTCATGATAATAAGACGAACTTATGAGGAGTTTAACATGACAGTTTGCACTTTTGACATCGATGACGGTGACTTTACGACATATGGAGCTTTGAGCATCGTCAGGTTTGTGTTTGGCTTTTTAATTCCTCTAATATCCATCGTGACATGCTACGGAATTATCGCGCGCAAGTTGGGCAGTCGTCATTTCCGCAGCGGCCGAGCATTTCGCATCATGCTGGCTGTTATTGTGGCTTTTTTCCTGTGCTGGATGCCGTATCACATGTTGGATTTGATACGAAGTTATGGAGGGGAATCCAGCTCATTGGTGGCTTTGAAAGTGGATCCGTTGGCCATCTCTTTGGCGTACGTGAACAGCTGTCTGAACCCCGTCCTGTATGTTTTCATGGGGCAGGATTTTAAGAATAAGGTTCAGCTTTCACTAAGGCGTGTGTTCGAACGGGCTTTCTCTGAGGAGGGAACACAAATATCGAGATCCACACAGTCACAACAAATGCACTCAGTGTTGTGA